Proteins from one Myxococcales bacterium genomic window:
- a CDS encoding phospholipase D family protein — protein sequence MARRVVDRAARQARVSEPRLARVRLLIDADHYDTLVAEEIPSARVSLWIGTANLKDLRIEAPIGTRARARGRYVSVLETVEGLADGGVEVRILHGRAPSRAFASELRTRSGLANKGLLRECPRVHLKLVIVDGRSLYLGSANFTGAGIGARAETRRNFEVGIVTDDEHVLDTLQARFDAIWSGRECAACGLRRECPKPIDTLGRAPAAARTKAKR from the coding sequence ATGGCAAGACGCGTCGTCGACCGTGCCGCACGGCAGGCCAGGGTCTCGGAGCCCCGGCTCGCCCGTGTGCGCCTGCTGATCGATGCCGATCACTACGACACGCTGGTGGCGGAGGAGATCCCGAGCGCGAGGGTCTCGTTGTGGATCGGCACGGCGAACCTGAAGGACCTGCGCATCGAGGCGCCGATCGGCACACGGGCCCGGGCGCGTGGGCGCTACGTCTCGGTGCTCGAGACGGTCGAGGGGCTGGCCGACGGCGGGGTCGAGGTCCGCATCCTCCACGGCCGAGCGCCGTCCCGCGCGTTTGCGTCGGAGCTCCGAACGCGCAGCGGACTCGCCAACAAGGGGCTGTTGCGCGAGTGCCCTCGGGTGCACCTGAAGCTGGTGATCGTCGACGGACGCTCACTCTACCTGGGCAGCGCGAACTTCACCGGAGCTGGCATCGGTGCTCGGGCCGAGACGCGACGCAACTTCGAGGTTGGCATCGTGACGGACGACGAACACGTGCTCGATACCCTGCAGGCTCGCTTCGACGCCATCTGGTCAGGAAGAGAGTGCGCCGCCTGCGGCCTGCGACGCGAATGCCCCAAACCCATCGACACCCTGGGCCGCGCGCCCGCAGCGGCTCGAACGAAGGCAAAACGCTGA
- a CDS encoding SMP-30/gluconolactonase/LRE family protein, whose amino-acid sequence MQRVLVGTGILLLVSVGCGGGDDAGGGSGGKNTGGSSTGGSSTGGSSTGGSSTGGSGGSGAAGAGGSGSGGAAGSGGIAGSAGTGGSAGTGGSAGTGGSAGTGGAPTWVDPLVGVGKVEKVAGGFQFTEGPVWFSATNRLYFSDIPASRIHELSPPSAVTIFREPSGQSNGLGIDQNGLLVACEHAGRRVSRTDKSGTVSTVASTYQGKKLNSPNDVIVRKDGNLYFTDPPYGGNPNELGFQGVFRVDPSGTLSLVSSDMFRPNGIALSPDESTLYVTDSEQGYLRSYTVDAGGAPSNPKKFINTSPAPDGMAVNVQGDLFVSTQAGIEVFKADGTKLGTVPIDVAGKKEQPANCSFGGAAGKTLYVTARTSLYRVDFAIAGLP is encoded by the coding sequence ATGCAACGCGTGTTGGTGGGGACTGGCATCCTGCTCTTGGTGTCGGTGGGCTGCGGCGGAGGCGACGATGCCGGCGGCGGAAGCGGCGGCAAGAACACCGGCGGCTCCAGCACGGGGGGTAGCTCGACCGGCGGCAGCTCGACCGGCGGCAGCTCGACCGGGGGGAGCGGCGGCTCGGGCGCGGCAGGAGCTGGCGGGAGCGGAAGCGGCGGCGCGGCCGGAAGTGGCGGGATCGCGGGCAGCGCGGGGACCGGAGGCAGCGCAGGGACCGGCGGCAGCGCGGGAACCGGAGGCAGCGCGGGAACCGGAGGGGCGCCCACGTGGGTCGATCCCCTCGTCGGCGTGGGCAAAGTCGAGAAGGTCGCCGGCGGTTTTCAATTCACCGAAGGGCCCGTCTGGTTTTCGGCGACGAACAGGCTGTATTTCAGCGACATCCCAGCCTCCCGCATTCACGAGCTGAGTCCGCCGAGTGCGGTCACGATCTTCCGCGAACCGAGCGGTCAGTCGAACGGCCTCGGCATCGACCAGAACGGCCTGCTCGTCGCCTGTGAACATGCGGGACGGCGCGTGAGTCGCACCGACAAGAGCGGCACTGTCAGCACGGTTGCTTCTACCTACCAGGGCAAGAAACTGAACTCGCCGAACGACGTGATCGTGCGCAAGGACGGCAATCTCTATTTCACGGATCCCCCTTATGGCGGCAACCCGAACGAGCTGGGTTTTCAAGGGGTGTTCCGCGTCGATCCGAGCGGCACGCTCTCGTTGGTGTCGAGCGATATGTTTCGTCCCAACGGCATTGCGCTCTCGCCGGACGAGAGCACGCTCTACGTCACCGACTCGGAGCAGGGATACTTGCGAAGCTACACGGTCGATGCCGGCGGCGCGCCCTCGAACCCGAAGAAGTTCATCAACACGTCCCCTGCCCCCGACGGCATGGCGGTCAACGTGCAAGGGGATCTGTTCGTGAGCACCCAGGCCGGCATCGAGGTGTTCAAGGCGGATGGCACGAAGCTGGGCACCGTGCCCATCGACGTCGCCGGAAAGAAGGAACAGCCGGCGAACTGCAGCTTCGGCGGGGCCGCCGGAAAGACGCTGTATGTCACGGCACGCACCTCGCTGTATCGCGTCGATTTTGCGATTGCTGGCCTGCCCTGA
- a CDS encoding VWA domain-containing protein: protein MRNILAWLMASVMLATTPLAEARGPKKDDDREGFKPASPFRAAPKMRMEMGATPGGAQDIDFARDRISAGEVPHERTFTPEGLLSQHDLPLPSTRPCTQILCLEGAGAAAELIAQPEVRFLTQLGFGSNLNPKTWRRAPLSLVAVVDKSGSMSGQPLDTVKASLRHIALQMTAKDQLSIVLYGDKSHVHLEPTRLSHRAAVLASIEKIESAGSTAMEEGLRVGFDVAQQSRKSFAGTTRVMLFTDERPNVGRTDKDSFMGMAREASRRGVGMTTVGVSTHFGAELATAISSVRGGNLYFFPDAAKMSERFVKDFDTMVTELAHDMRIVVTPRKGYEILGVYGVPGELVKRTANGGLSMTIETVFLSHDQGGIYFALAPKLGALPAPAGAIADAKLSYTDTTKHKQKDALSFSLVARRQLPLGLARGELLIDEITTLKRASILHGQQNKTEEAYRLVRALRKKLADSRVTGLEKELLLVTQLDATLTRLSGHKAEGSATARRDAVNGLPE from the coding sequence ATGCGGAACATTCTGGCCTGGCTGATGGCATCGGTGATGCTCGCGACTACCCCGTTGGCCGAGGCCCGCGGCCCAAAAAAGGACGATGATCGCGAGGGCTTCAAGCCGGCGTCGCCGTTCCGAGCTGCGCCGAAGATGCGCATGGAGATGGGGGCCACGCCAGGCGGCGCCCAGGACATCGACTTCGCGCGAGATCGCATCTCGGCCGGTGAGGTCCCGCACGAACGTACCTTCACCCCCGAGGGCCTCCTGAGTCAGCACGACCTGCCGCTGCCGTCGACCCGCCCGTGCACTCAGATCCTGTGCCTGGAGGGCGCCGGCGCGGCGGCGGAGCTGATCGCCCAGCCGGAGGTGCGCTTCCTCACCCAGCTCGGGTTCGGTTCGAACTTGAACCCGAAGACCTGGCGCCGCGCGCCGCTCTCGTTGGTCGCCGTCGTCGACAAGAGCGGCAGCATGAGTGGACAGCCGCTCGACACCGTCAAGGCGAGCTTGCGCCACATCGCGCTACAGATGACGGCGAAAGATCAGCTCTCGATCGTGCTCTACGGCGACAAGAGCCACGTGCACCTGGAGCCCACGCGTCTCTCGCACCGGGCGGCCGTGCTCGCCTCGATCGAAAAGATCGAGAGCGCGGGCAGCACCGCCATGGAAGAGGGACTGCGCGTCGGCTTCGACGTGGCCCAGCAGAGCCGCAAGTCCTTCGCGGGAACCACCCGCGTGATGCTGTTCACCGACGAGCGCCCCAACGTGGGGCGCACCGACAAGGACAGCTTCATGGGCATGGCGCGCGAGGCCAGCCGCCGAGGCGTCGGAATGACGACCGTTGGTGTGTCGACCCACTTCGGAGCGGAGCTGGCCACGGCCATCAGCAGTGTACGCGGCGGCAATCTGTATTTTTTTCCTGACGCCGCCAAGATGAGCGAACGCTTCGTGAAGGACTTCGACACGATGGTGACCGAGCTGGCCCACGACATGCGGATCGTCGTCACCCCGCGCAAGGGTTACGAGATCTTGGGCGTCTACGGAGTCCCCGGTGAGCTGGTGAAACGAACCGCCAACGGCGGTCTGTCGATGACGATCGAGACCGTGTTTCTCAGCCACGACCAGGGCGGCATCTATTTCGCGCTGGCGCCGAAGCTCGGAGCACTGCCGGCCCCCGCGGGGGCCATCGCAGACGCCAAGCTGAGCTACACCGACACCACCAAGCACAAACAGAAAGACGCACTCTCGTTCAGCCTGGTAGCGCGCCGCCAATTGCCGCTGGGCCTCGCTCGAGGAGAGCTCTTGATCGACGAGATCACGACGCTGAAGCGCGCGTCGATCTTGCACGGTCAGCAAAACAAGACCGAGGAGGCGTACCGCCTGGTGCGCGCGCTCCGGAAGAAGCTGGCGGACTCTCGGGTCACGGGGCTGGAGAAGGAATTGCTTCTGGTGACCCAGCTCGACGCGACCCTCACACGCCTGAGTGGGCACAAAGCTGAGGGCTCAGCCACGGCGCGGCGGGACGCGGTCAACGGGCTGCCGGAGTGA
- the aceE gene encoding pyruvate dehydrogenase (acetyl-transferring), homodimeric type, translating to MESVVQTSGLNRAQYLLKRVLENARRHRILPPGPLASDYVNTISVDAEPAFPGDEMMEKRIRRIVRWNAVAMVHRANVKFPGIGGHLSTYASSASLYEIGFNHFFQGKDLDGSAGDLIYYQGHAAPGIYARAFLEGRISIDAMERFRREVERGQGLSSYPHPRLMPGFWEFPTVSMGLGPLQAIYQARFARYLAGRGIADTSKSRIWAFLGDGETDEPESLGSLSIAAREGLDNLVFVVNCNLQRLDGPVRGNGKIIQELEAVFRGAGWHVLKVIWGPEWDELLARDHDGVLRRRMNEVVDGQWQKYTTASGDYTRRDFFGTDPRLLDMVSHLSDPQIEKLRRGGHSYRKLYAAYRRAVENKGRPTVILAHTVKGWTLGDSFEGSNVTHQKKKLEKDELRVFRDSLHLPVPDSKLDEAPFYHPGVTSPEVEYLLERRRALGGSIPKRRGTVQVRLELPPSELFEEFKQGTGEGEASTTMAFARMLSKLLRDKRIGQRVVPIVPDEARTFGMDALFSQVGIYSALGQLYEPVDKGKLLYYREAKDGQVLEEGITEAGSTASFIAAGTSYATFGQPMIPFYIFYSMFGFQRTGDLFWAAGDSMARGFVLGATAGRTTLNGEGLQHQDGHTHLLMSTIPCCVSYDVAYAYELAVIIEDGLRRMIGNDENIYYYVTLQNENYVMPAMPAGAREGILGGIYRVRAADGKKSRHVQLFGSGSILMHALRATEILARYDVSADVWSVTSYTELRRNALDCERYGRLHPEAPPEVSFLARALEGVEGPFIAVSDSIKAVPDQIARFMPGRFVPLGTDGFGMSDTREALRRHFEIDAENVAIAALDALRLEGKLDGKTVARAITELGVDPDKLNATRV from the coding sequence ATGGAGTCCGTCGTGCAGACGAGCGGCCTCAATCGCGCTCAGTATCTGCTGAAGCGAGTGCTCGAGAACGCCCGCCGGCACCGGATCTTGCCGCCCGGCCCCCTCGCGTCGGACTACGTGAACACCATCAGCGTCGATGCCGAGCCGGCCTTCCCCGGCGACGAGATGATGGAAAAACGCATCCGGCGCATCGTGCGCTGGAACGCGGTCGCGATGGTGCACCGGGCGAACGTGAAGTTCCCCGGTATCGGTGGCCATCTCTCGACCTACGCCTCGAGCGCAAGCCTGTACGAGATCGGCTTCAACCACTTCTTCCAGGGCAAGGACCTCGACGGCAGCGCGGGGGACCTCATCTATTACCAAGGCCACGCCGCGCCCGGGATCTACGCCCGCGCGTTCCTCGAAGGGCGCATCTCCATCGACGCCATGGAGCGCTTCCGTCGCGAGGTCGAGCGCGGCCAGGGTCTGTCGAGTTATCCGCACCCGCGGCTGATGCCCGGCTTCTGGGAGTTTCCGACCGTGAGCATGGGGCTCGGACCGCTCCAGGCGATCTACCAGGCGCGCTTCGCGCGTTACCTCGCCGGTCGCGGCATCGCCGACACCAGCAAGTCGCGCATCTGGGCGTTCCTCGGGGACGGTGAGACCGATGAACCGGAGTCCCTGGGCAGCCTGAGCATTGCGGCGCGGGAGGGGCTCGACAATCTGGTGTTCGTCGTCAACTGCAACCTGCAGCGCCTGGACGGTCCGGTGCGCGGCAACGGCAAGATCATCCAGGAGCTCGAGGCCGTGTTCCGCGGTGCCGGCTGGCACGTCTTGAAGGTGATCTGGGGCCCAGAGTGGGACGAGCTCCTGGCTCGAGACCACGACGGCGTGCTGCGCCGCCGCATGAACGAGGTCGTCGACGGTCAGTGGCAGAAGTACACGACCGCGTCCGGCGACTACACCCGCCGTGATTTCTTCGGCACCGATCCCCGACTGCTCGACATGGTGTCGCACCTCTCGGATCCGCAGATCGAGAAGCTGCGCCGCGGCGGACACAGCTACCGCAAGCTGTACGCCGCCTACCGGCGCGCGGTCGAGAACAAGGGTCGTCCGACGGTGATCCTGGCGCACACCGTCAAGGGCTGGACGCTCGGAGACAGCTTCGAGGGCTCGAACGTCACTCACCAGAAGAAGAAGCTGGAGAAGGACGAGCTCAGAGTGTTCCGGGACTCGTTGCACCTGCCGGTGCCAGACTCGAAGCTCGACGAAGCGCCGTTCTATCACCCCGGCGTCACCAGCCCCGAGGTCGAGTACTTGCTCGAGCGGCGTCGCGCACTCGGCGGCTCCATCCCCAAGCGCCGCGGGACGGTGCAGGTGAGGCTCGAGCTGCCGCCGAGCGAGCTGTTCGAGGAATTCAAGCAGGGCACCGGCGAGGGCGAGGCCAGCACGACGATGGCGTTCGCGCGCATGTTGTCGAAGCTGCTGCGGGACAAGCGCATCGGACAACGTGTGGTCCCCATCGTGCCCGATGAGGCGCGGACCTTCGGCATGGACGCACTCTTCAGCCAGGTCGGGATCTACTCCGCGCTCGGGCAGCTCTACGAGCCGGTCGACAAGGGCAAGCTGCTCTACTACCGCGAGGCCAAGGACGGCCAGGTGCTCGAAGAGGGCATCACGGAGGCAGGCTCGACCGCCAGCTTCATCGCGGCGGGCACCAGCTACGCAACCTTCGGTCAGCCGATGATCCCGTTCTACATCTTCTATTCGATGTTCGGCTTTCAGCGCACCGGAGATCTCTTCTGGGCCGCCGGCGACAGCATGGCTCGCGGTTTCGTGCTCGGCGCAACCGCCGGCCGCACCACGCTGAACGGCGAAGGGTTGCAGCACCAGGACGGCCACACCCACCTCCTGATGAGCACCATCCCGTGCTGCGTGTCGTACGACGTGGCCTACGCCTACGAGCTGGCGGTGATCATCGAAGATGGGCTGCGTCGGATGATCGGCAACGACGAGAACATCTATTACTACGTGACGCTCCAGAACGAGAACTACGTCATGCCCGCCATGCCCGCCGGCGCCAGAGAGGGCATCCTCGGAGGGATCTACCGGGTGCGCGCGGCAGACGGGAAGAAGTCACGACACGTGCAGCTCTTTGGTTCCGGCTCCATCTTGATGCACGCGCTGCGCGCCACGGAGATCTTGGCCCGGTACGACGTGTCGGCCGACGTGTGGAGCGTGACGAGTTACACCGAGCTCAGGCGCAATGCCCTCGACTGCGAGCGATACGGGCGGCTGCACCCCGAGGCGCCGCCCGAGGTCTCGTTCCTGGCGCGTGCGCTCGAGGGTGTGGAGGGTCCGTTCATCGCGGTGAGCGATTCCATCAAGGCCGTCCCCGATCAGATCGCTCGCTTCATGCCCGGGCGCTTCGTGCCGCTCGGCACCGATGGCTTCGGCATGAGCGACACCCGCGAGGCGCTCCGGCGCCACTTCGAGATCGACGCCGAGAACGTCGCCATCGCGGCGCTCGACGCCCTGCGCCTCGAAGGCAAGCTCGACGGCAAGACCGTCGCACGCGCCATCACGGAGCTCGGTGTGGACCCGGATAAGCTGAACGCGACTCGAGTGTGA
- a CDS encoding nitroreductase family protein, translated as MSGEPGVTTTRLLFERLSEPEMRARAEAFRDHMRSRRSVRSFSSEAVPLDIIRACIEAAAQAPSGANKQPWTFVLVSDPEQKRKIREGAEAEEREFYHGRAPERWLEDLAPLGTDEHKPFLEEAPALIVIFAQRHGATEQERNYYVQESVGIAAGFLIAALHHAGLATLTHTPSPMAFLGDILGRPKSERPYLLLPVGYPSPGAEVPNISRKPLSAVLVER; from the coding sequence ATGAGCGGAGAGCCCGGGGTGACTACGACCCGCCTTTTGTTCGAGCGACTGTCCGAGCCCGAGATGCGCGCTCGCGCAGAGGCATTCCGCGACCACATGCGGTCGCGGCGCTCGGTGCGGAGCTTCAGCTCCGAGGCGGTGCCGCTCGACATCATCCGCGCCTGCATCGAGGCGGCGGCCCAGGCCCCGAGCGGCGCGAACAAACAGCCGTGGACCTTCGTGCTCGTCAGCGATCCCGAACAGAAGCGCAAGATCCGCGAGGGTGCAGAGGCAGAAGAGCGCGAATTTTATCATGGGCGTGCGCCTGAGCGCTGGCTCGAGGATCTGGCGCCGCTCGGCACCGACGAACACAAACCGTTCCTCGAAGAGGCACCCGCGTTGATCGTGATCTTCGCCCAGCGCCACGGCGCGACGGAACAAGAACGTAACTATTACGTGCAAGAGTCGGTGGGCATCGCGGCCGGGTTCTTGATTGCGGCGCTGCACCACGCGGGGCTCGCGACCTTGACCCACACCCCGAGCCCGATGGCCTTCCTCGGGGACATCCTCGGCCGTCCGAAGAGTGAGCGCCCGTATTTGCTCCTGCCGGTGGGTTACCCGAGCCCCGGCGCCGAGGTGCCGAACATCAGCCGAAAGCCGCTGTCCGCGGTGCTGGTGGAGCGGTGA
- a CDS encoding short-chain fatty acid transporter produces the protein MERLGDSLSRLARRYVPDPFVLAILLTLLTFTVALFYVGFDVKLVLFAWVDGKGGGKGFWNLLAFGMQMCLILVTGHALASSPPVRRGLDLLAQAARTPARATVIVALGAMLLAYLNWGLGLIGGALLAREVGQRARERGILVHYPLLVAGGYSGLMVWHGGLSGSAPLKVTLAKDLKEILGDSLAAAVGPIPLGQTIGSTSNLLANALLLVLVPFVLVRMLPAKESERLPAPKLAALDGDEGGPEQETPASRLDRSRWFGMGFAVVGVVTGVLLLRRQGIANLDPNLLNFVFLFVGLALHGSPLAYANAVGEAAKGCAGIILQFPFYAGIMGMLQGTGLLAAVAGAMSHVGAASLPAVSFYSAGLVNLFVPSGGGQWAVQGPILLEAAVKTGVSPARMVMALAYGDQWTNMLQPFWALPLLGITGAKARDIIGYTAVLLLVGQFPLLLALYVGW, from the coding sequence CTGGAGCGGCTGGGAGACTCGCTTTCGCGCCTTGCGCGCCGCTACGTGCCCGACCCGTTCGTGCTCGCGATTCTGCTCACGCTGCTGACGTTCACGGTCGCGCTCTTCTACGTGGGCTTCGACGTGAAGCTCGTGCTCTTCGCCTGGGTCGACGGCAAGGGCGGAGGCAAGGGCTTCTGGAACCTGCTCGCGTTCGGCATGCAGATGTGCCTGATCCTCGTCACCGGTCACGCTCTGGCGTCGAGCCCACCCGTGCGGCGTGGGCTCGACCTGCTGGCCCAGGCCGCTCGAACTCCTGCCCGCGCCACCGTGATCGTTGCGCTGGGCGCCATGCTGCTCGCTTATCTCAACTGGGGCCTCGGTTTGATTGGCGGGGCGCTCTTGGCGCGCGAAGTCGGTCAGCGCGCGCGCGAGCGCGGCATTCTCGTCCACTACCCGCTGCTCGTGGCCGGTGGCTACAGCGGTCTGATGGTCTGGCACGGCGGGCTCAGTGGCTCCGCGCCGCTCAAGGTGACGCTGGCCAAAGATCTGAAGGAGATCCTGGGTGACTCCCTGGCCGCCGCGGTTGGGCCCATCCCGCTCGGCCAGACCATTGGCTCGACCAGCAACCTGCTCGCGAACGCACTCTTGCTGGTGCTGGTCCCGTTCGTGCTCGTGCGCATGCTGCCGGCGAAGGAGTCGGAGCGGCTTCCGGCGCCGAAGCTCGCTGCTCTCGACGGCGACGAGGGCGGCCCGGAGCAAGAGACCCCAGCGTCTCGGCTGGACCGCTCGCGCTGGTTCGGCATGGGGTTCGCCGTCGTTGGCGTGGTGACGGGTGTGCTGCTCTTGCGCCGGCAGGGCATCGCCAATCTCGACCCGAACCTGCTGAATTTCGTGTTTCTGTTCGTCGGGCTCGCGCTGCACGGTTCACCCTTGGCCTACGCAAACGCGGTGGGCGAGGCCGCCAAGGGCTGCGCCGGCATCATCCTGCAGTTTCCGTTCTACGCGGGCATCATGGGCATGCTGCAAGGCACGGGGCTGCTCGCCGCCGTGGCGGGTGCGATGTCCCACGTGGGCGCGGCGAGCCTGCCCGCCGTGTCATTCTACTCGGCGGGGCTCGTGAACCTGTTCGTGCCGAGCGGCGGCGGGCAGTGGGCGGTACAGGGGCCGATCTTGCTGGAGGCCGCCGTGAAGACCGGCGTGTCCCCGGCGCGCATGGTGATGGCGCTGGCCTACGGGGACCAGTGGACCAACATGCTGCAACCCTTCTGGGCGCTGCCGTTGCTCGGCATCACGGGCGCAAAGGCTCGCGACATCATCGGCTACACGGCGGTGCTGCTCCTGGTGGGTCAGTTCCCGCTGCTCTTGGCTCTGTACGTCGGGTGGTGA
- a CDS encoding DMT family transporter: MLRVHLALLLVQFLFGLWPVAGSAVMEHISPAALIGFRLMLGAPLLALAAGLPWQKPPSWADLARLAGLGALGISINQLLFAEGLLRAGPINASLSILLMPALTLVLTALLRVERPGPARLVGVALSFVGAALLLRVERFDLGDRATVGNLMLLTNVSAYSFYIVLARPVLARLGSLRTMAWVFVFGAIEAAPLTLPAAAKVSWLGLPPAIHASLAFILLGATLATYLLNAYALVRVESSVVAVYVYAQPLIATLAVWLWRRQVPTLRTLVAGIVIVIGVALSSDLLGALRSAKKPASGA; encoded by the coding sequence TTGCTGCGTGTTCACCTCGCCCTGCTCTTGGTCCAGTTCCTGTTTGGGCTGTGGCCCGTGGCGGGGAGCGCGGTCATGGAACACATCAGCCCGGCGGCGCTGATCGGCTTTCGATTGATGCTCGGTGCGCCGCTGCTCGCCCTGGCCGCGGGCTTGCCCTGGCAGAAGCCGCCGAGCTGGGCGGATCTCGCGCGCCTGGCCGGCCTCGGTGCGCTCGGAATCAGCATCAACCAGCTGCTCTTTGCCGAGGGGCTGCTGCGCGCGGGCCCGATCAACGCGTCGCTCTCGATCTTGCTCATGCCCGCGCTCACGCTGGTGCTGACGGCGCTGCTGCGGGTGGAGCGCCCGGGGCCCGCGCGCCTGGTTGGGGTCGCGCTGTCGTTCGTGGGCGCGGCGCTCTTGCTCCGGGTCGAACGGTTTGATCTCGGGGATCGGGCGACCGTTGGCAACCTGATGCTGCTGACCAACGTCAGCGCGTATTCGTTCTACATCGTCCTGGCGCGTCCGGTGCTCGCGCGGCTCGGTTCGCTTCGGACCATGGCGTGGGTGTTCGTCTTCGGCGCCATCGAGGCGGCCCCACTGACCTTGCCGGCGGCCGCGAAGGTGAGCTGGCTCGGCCTCCCGCCTGCGATTCACGCATCACTCGCCTTCATCTTGCTTGGTGCAACCCTCGCGACCTACCTCTTGAACGCCTACGCCCTGGTGCGGGTCGAGAGCAGCGTCGTTGCGGTCTATGTGTACGCGCAGCCGCTGATCGCGACGCTCGCGGTCTGGCTCTGGCGCCGGCAGGTCCCGACGCTACGCACGCTGGTCGCCGGCATCGTGATCGTGATCGGCGTCGCGCTGTCGAGTGATCTGCTGGGCGCGCTGCGAAGCGCGAAGAAGCCGGCGTCCGGCGCCTGA